In a single window of the Rhodanobacter sp. LX-99 genome:
- a CDS encoding DUF2235 domain-containing protein, with the protein MAAGDPERIMLEGTMAARRLVLLFDGTWNKPESNTNVERLRRLVAPRDADGNPQLVNYIPGVGVKRGIAHLLGGAFGYGLSDHVLDGYLWLCETWQPGDLLYLFGFSRGAYTARSLGGMIRKCGLLRCDTDGSVARADAAAAYDFYRDIHSRPDDPAAVAFRAGHSIVIDIHFIGVWDTVGSLGIPDTASWFPYARKRYRFHDTELSKIVRYAYQALALDEHRADFVPTVWTRNPYTVKPGETLTSKKAEQIEIEQRWFIGSHSDVGGGNDCDGAGRQPDPLPELSLAWLQRKAIAAGLACDAPFMPEADADTGVPRNSYAEFMGGLYKEFKPPFDRMLGTGVNERIDDSVWQRWLADPGYRSPSLVRALADASALISADAVVRAPATPSA; encoded by the coding sequence ATGGCTGCGGGCGATCCCGAACGCATCATGCTGGAGGGCACCATGGCCGCACGCCGGCTCGTACTGCTGTTCGACGGCACCTGGAACAAGCCCGAGTCGAACACCAACGTGGAACGCCTGCGCCGGCTGGTCGCGCCGCGCGATGCGGACGGCAACCCGCAACTGGTCAACTACATCCCGGGCGTGGGCGTGAAGCGCGGCATCGCCCACCTGCTCGGCGGCGCGTTCGGCTATGGCCTGTCCGACCACGTGCTCGATGGCTACCTCTGGCTGTGCGAGACCTGGCAGCCCGGCGACCTGCTCTACCTGTTCGGTTTCAGCCGCGGCGCCTATACCGCGCGCAGCCTCGGCGGCATGATCCGCAAATGCGGCCTGCTCCGCTGCGACACCGACGGCAGCGTGGCCAGGGCCGACGCTGCCGCCGCGTACGATTTCTATCGCGATATCCACAGCAGGCCCGACGACCCGGCCGCGGTGGCGTTCCGCGCCGGCCATTCGATCGTGATCGACATCCACTTCATCGGCGTGTGGGATACCGTCGGCTCGCTTGGCATCCCGGACACCGCCTCGTGGTTCCCCTATGCGCGCAAGCGCTACCGGTTCCACGACACCGAACTCAGCAAGATCGTCAGGTACGCCTACCAGGCGCTGGCGCTGGACGAGCACCGCGCCGACTTCGTGCCCACGGTGTGGACGCGCAACCCGTACACGGTGAAGCCCGGCGAGACGCTGACCTCGAAGAAGGCCGAGCAGATCGAGATCGAGCAGCGCTGGTTCATCGGCTCGCACTCCGACGTCGGCGGCGGCAACGACTGCGATGGCGCCGGGCGCCAGCCCGACCCGCTGCCCGAACTGTCGCTGGCATGGCTGCAGCGCAAGGCCATCGCCGCCGGCCTAGCCTGCGACGCGCCGTTCATGCCGGAGGCCGATGCCGACACCGGCGTGCCGCGCAATTCGTACGCGGAGTTCATGGGCGGCCTCTACAAGGAGTTCAAGCCGCCGTTCGATCGCATGCTCGGCACCGGCGTCAACGAGAGGATCGACGACTCGGTGTGGCAACGCTGGCTCGCCGACCCCGGCTACCGCTCGCCTTCGCTGGTCAGGGCACTGGCCGACGCCAGCGCGCTCATATCGGCGGATGCCGTGGTACGCGCCCCGGCGACCCCTTCGGCTTAG
- a CDS encoding isocitrate lyase/phosphoenolpyruvate mutase family protein, with protein sequence MQGQINKAQALRKMHDRSTILLLPNAWDAGSARLFAQRGFAAVATTSAGVAWSLGYADGEQAPLADVLAAIARITRVVGLPVTADIETGYGETPADVAATVRAVIAAGAVGINLEDGRPGHGPLRPVVEAAARIRAAREAADAAGVPIVINARVDNWMQHDATAPAERLADAVQRAQAYLAAGADCIYPIGLDDRATLAALVQAIDAPVNVAAGPGVPGLAELARLGVARVSTATRLAALALAAVDQAAGAMLESGRFDSLAADFTYADVQRMFAHA encoded by the coding sequence ATGCAGGGCCAGATTAACAAGGCACAGGCGTTGCGCAAGATGCATGACCGCAGCACGATCCTGCTGCTGCCGAACGCGTGGGATGCGGGCAGTGCGCGGCTGTTCGCGCAGCGCGGTTTTGCGGCGGTCGCCACCACCAGCGCCGGCGTGGCCTGGTCGCTCGGCTACGCCGACGGCGAGCAGGCGCCGCTGGCCGACGTGCTGGCGGCGATTGCGCGGATCACGCGGGTGGTCGGGCTGCCGGTGACGGCGGATATCGAGACCGGCTACGGCGAGACGCCGGCGGACGTGGCCGCCACTGTGCGCGCGGTGATCGCGGCCGGCGCGGTGGGCATCAACCTGGAAGACGGTCGCCCCGGGCACGGCCCGCTGCGGCCCGTCGTGGAGGCCGCTGCGCGGATCCGAGCCGCACGCGAGGCGGCCGATGCGGCTGGCGTACCGATCGTGATCAACGCGCGGGTGGACAACTGGATGCAGCACGATGCCACCGCTCCGGCCGAACGCCTTGCCGACGCCGTGCAGCGTGCGCAGGCTTATCTGGCGGCCGGTGCGGACTGCATCTATCCCATCGGCCTCGATGACCGCGCCACGCTGGCCGCGTTGGTGCAGGCCATCGACGCCCCGGTGAACGTCGCTGCCGGGCCGGGCGTGCCGGGCCTGGCCGAGCTGGCACGTCTCGGGGTGGCCCGCGTGAGCACGGCTACGCGTCTTGCCGCACTGGCACTGGCCGCGGTCGACCAGGCGGCAGGCGCCATGCTTGAAAGCGGCCGCTTCGACAGCCTGGCCGCCGACTTCACCTATGCGGACGTGCAACGGATGTTCGCGCATGCCTGA
- a CDS encoding DNA-3-methyladenine glycosylase, protein MPDRPVVLDRAFYRRDPREVAPDLLNKILLSADGRSGRIVETEAYCGPMDPAAHSWRGRTARNATMFGAPGLLYVYFTYGMHWCCNPVCGEEGEGVAVLLRALAPLDGLAAMRTARASCRSDRDLCRGPARLCQAMGIDRTQDGIDLVGGAGGFSIVDDGMPPPAAPVATTRVGITRAADEPWRWYVPGDPHVSRR, encoded by the coding sequence ATGCCTGATCGCCCCGTGGTGCTGGACCGCGCGTTCTACCGGCGCGATCCGCGCGAGGTTGCCCCCGACCTGCTGAACAAGATCCTGCTGAGCGCGGACGGCCGCAGCGGTCGCATCGTGGAAACCGAGGCCTACTGCGGGCCGATGGATCCGGCCGCGCACTCCTGGCGCGGCCGCACCGCACGCAATGCGACGATGTTCGGTGCACCGGGGTTGCTCTATGTGTACTTCACCTATGGCATGCACTGGTGCTGCAACCCGGTGTGCGGCGAGGAGGGCGAAGGCGTCGCGGTGTTGTTGCGCGCGCTGGCGCCGCTGGACGGACTGGCCGCGATGCGCACGGCGCGGGCGAGTTGCCGCAGCGATCGCGACTTGTGCCGCGGGCCGGCGCGACTGTGCCAGGCCATGGGCATCGACCGCACGCAGGACGGCATCGACCTGGTCGGCGGCGCCGGCGGGTTCAGCATCGTCGACGACGGCATGCCGCCGCCCGCGGCACCCGTGGCGACGACGCGCGTGGGCATCACCCGCGCGGCCGACGAACCCTGGCGCTGGTACGTGCCGGGCGACCCGCACGTCTCGCGCCGCTGA
- the chaB gene encoding putative cation transport regulator ChaB: protein MPYASISELPDAVRDHVPEHAQEIYKEAFNSAWDEYADKDERRGDESREEAAHKVAWAAVKKKYRKGADGDWHAK from the coding sequence ATGCCGTATGCATCCATCAGCGAGCTGCCCGATGCCGTGCGCGACCACGTGCCGGAACACGCGCAGGAAATCTACAAGGAGGCGTTCAACAGCGCCTGGGACGAGTACGCCGACAAGGACGAGCGCCGCGGCGACGAATCGCGCGAAGAGGCCGCGCACAAGGTGGCCTGGGCGGCGGTGAAGAAGAAGTACCGCAAGGGTGCCGACGGCGACTGGCACGCGAAGTAG